GCAGCCGATGCAGAAGAGTATCGAGAGTAAGGAGACAATGAAACGACGAATAAAATTCTTCATATAACTACGCTCCGACTTAATTTTGGCTAAAAAATAAAAACAAATTGATATGGTAAATTATAACTAATACAAGTTTAAAATGCAAACGGGTGAATTCTTTGTGGAGGTTTGGCGGGGTTTACAAACCTTATAAGGGAGATGATACCAAAATTTGATGTTCATTTTTATGCAAAACGCCGACAATCATGCAAAATGTTCAAAAAAACGCTTGCAAAATATGTGGAATTTGTGTAAAATGATTTCGCTGGTAAATTTCGAGCTTGCGAATAGCGAAAGTGGGAGTGTGCATGACCAATAAAATTTTTCAGGACATGATTAATCAATTTTCAATTCCGATCGGACGTACTATCGGCATCATCGACCGCAGCGGCACCGTGATCGCCTGCTCTGACGCGATGAAGGTCGGCGACGTCTATGAGGATGCGGTAGAGGAACTGATTTACGGCCAGAACTGTGTGAAGGCAAACGGCAAAGTGCTGCGCGCCATCAACGGCGACAGCGGCTGGGAACATATCGTTTTTGTCGATGGCGACGATGACGCAGCGGAGAAATACTCCGAACTGCTCGCAATCTCGATCGCCAACGTCAAGCAATATTATGACGAAAAATTCGGCAAGGCCAATTTTATCAAAAACGTGATTGCCGACAATATCCTGCCCGGCGACATCTTCCTTAAAGCGCGGGAACTGCACCTGTCGGGCGACGTCTCGCGTGTCGTGATGATTGTGCGCATCGCCCAAAAGAGCGAAATCGCCGCTTATGAGGTTATCTCCAATCTGTTCCCCGATAAGAGCAAGGACTTTGTCATCAACCTTAACGAGACCGACATCGCTCTCGTCAAGGAGACCCGCGCCGAGATCGAATCGCGCGACCTCGAAAATCTGGCACATGCGATCATTGATACACTCTCCACCGAATTCTTCACCCAAGCCGTCATCGGCATCGGCACCGTCGTCAACGGCATCCGTGATCTGGCGCGCTCTTTTAAAGAGGCACAGGTGGCTATGGAAGTCGGCAAGATCTTCGACAGCGGCAGACCGGTTGCCCGATATGACAATCTGGGCATTGCGCGGCTGCTGTATCAGCTGCCCCGGCCCATGTGCGAGATGTTTTTAAAAGAAATTTTCCCGCGCGACACACTGGATTCGCTGGACTCCGAGACCTTGTTTACCATCGACAAATTTTTTGAAAACAACCTGAACGTCTCCGAGACGGCCAGAAAACTGTTTGTCCACCGCAATACGCTGGTTTACCGGTTGGACAAGATCAAGCGCGCGACGGGACTAGACCTGCGCGAACTCGATCATGCCATCGTCTTTAAAGTGGCCTTGATGGTGCGCAAATACCTGAACAACACCAGCTACGCCACGAAGTTTTAACAGTATTTACCGGTTCCGATTTGGGGTTTGATAACATAACCCTCACATTATAGATTTAGATTTTTTCTTGGGGCAAATATACTTAAATGCACCTAATCGGTGAAAGGAATTCTTTTCGATGATCGAATTCAAAGACGTTTGTAAGATTTATGATACCAACATTGAACGTGAAAAGGCACTGGATCATGTGTCTTTGAAAATCGAGGACGGAGAATTCGTCTATATTATCGGCGCAAACGGCTCGGGAAAGAGCACTCTCGTAAAACTGATCAACTGTGAGGAACGGCTCACAAGCGGTTCGATTATATTTGACGAATATAAACTGGAAAAGATCAAATCACGCCAGATTCCGTACCTGCGCCGCAAGGTGGGAATGGTATTTCAGGATTTTAAACTGATCGAGAATATGTCCGTTTACGACAACATCGCCTTTGCGCTGCGGGTCACCGACTGCCCGGCGCGGGACATTCGCCGCAAGGTGCCGAAAATTCTCGAGGTCATGGGTCTGACCAAAAAGGCCAACTGCAGGCCGGA
This Oscillospiraceae bacterium DNA region includes the following protein-coding sequences:
- a CDS encoding helix-turn-helix domain-containing protein → MTNKIFQDMINQFSIPIGRTIGIIDRSGTVIACSDAMKVGDVYEDAVEELIYGQNCVKANGKVLRAINGDSGWEHIVFVDGDDDAAEKYSELLAISIANVKQYYDEKFGKANFIKNVIADNILPGDIFLKARELHLSGDVSRVVMIVRIAQKSEIAAYEVISNLFPDKSKDFVINLNETDIALVKETRAEIESRDLENLAHAIIDTLSTEFFTQAVIGIGTVVNGIRDLARSFKEAQVAMEVGKIFDSGRPVARYDNLGIARLLYQLPRPMCEMFLKEIFPRDTLDSLDSETLFTIDKFFENNLNVSETARKLFVHRNTLVYRLDKIKRATGLDLRELDHAIVFKVALMVRKYLNNTSYATKF